Proteins encoded in a region of the Pseudodesulfovibrio sp. S3 genome:
- a CDS encoding ABC transporter ATP-binding protein, which yields MIDLKNIHKSYRLGSMDVEILKGVDMRVDQGEMLAVLGSSGCGKSTLMNILGFLDQPTSGEYFFEGRCADGLADNELSRIRNSRIGFVFQQFNLLPKLTALDNVCLPLLYRGIRMKDRVERGREMLSKVGMSDREDHRPGELSGGQQQRVAIARALCGSPSLILADEPTGALDTVTSSEIMELFLSLNADEGITVIIITHDPGLARLCGRSVLMQDGLVEPR from the coding sequence GTGATTGATCTCAAGAATATCCATAAATCGTACCGGCTTGGTTCAATGGATGTCGAGATCCTCAAAGGCGTGGACATGCGCGTGGACCAGGGGGAGATGCTGGCTGTTCTGGGATCATCCGGTTGCGGCAAGAGCACGCTGATGAACATCCTCGGATTCCTGGACCAGCCGACATCCGGCGAGTATTTTTTTGAAGGGCGTTGCGCTGACGGCCTTGCCGACAACGAGCTGTCGCGTATCCGCAACAGCCGGATCGGTTTTGTCTTCCAGCAATTCAACCTGCTCCCCAAGCTGACGGCCCTGGATAACGTCTGCCTTCCCTTGCTGTATCGGGGCATACGCATGAAGGATCGCGTGGAGCGGGGGCGTGAAATGCTCTCCAAGGTGGGCATGAGCGACAGGGAGGACCACCGGCCCGGCGAGTTGTCCGGCGGCCAGCAGCAGCGGGTTGCCATCGCGCGCGCCTTGTGCGGCAGTCCGTCGCTCATTCTGGCGGATGAACCTACCGGGGCGCTGGATACTGTCACCAGCTCCGAAATCATGGAATTGTTTCTTTCGCTGAACGCCGATGAAGGCATCACCGTCATCATCATCACTCATGACCCGGGACTCGCCAGGCTGTGCGGTCGGTCCGTGCTCATGCAGGATGGATTGGTGGAACCACGATGA
- a CDS encoding prolyl oligopeptidase family serine peptidase: MDHRNISGKWLAPLVLCVAVVLCHAVVLASGGIDPADPMVRVTSAPCDLDIHKVLAAVSKDVSRDTGIGESFITYYWQTFDHIVYEGKERTKPLFVDLYVPGFFSDADVRGMLNAIADALVKHAGIERNWVFIHTHFPLPGQVYISGSVTNWDTYRGKPSNAPRAIEERALNKFQFNDASFVFQCLWRFGVIASGGADLGELLTVTSRIQDFDKESWYTSWTSMADKVRAMGDEFASTLHARSAREAYFRATNYYRASEVYLPPNDPRKHVAWEQGRNTFLKAAKLSGGLIEPVRIPYEKTTLPGYFVKADNSGRKRPLLLIQTGLDGTAEDLYLVLGVHAAKRGYNCLIYEGPGQGEAIAVQKLPFRHDWEKVVTPVVDYALTRSEVDADRLAIIGYSMGGYLVPRALAHEKRIRWGIVDGGVYSVFDGTMTKFPAELKEDVGKASRKEKVNALAYAEMEKHPDLKQFINQMLWTFDADSPFELFTELKKYSMGKVLGEIDTEMFVLNSSDDQIAGSNAQAKKFYNGLESMKTYHEFTADQGAQFHCQSGAPFVSSERILNWLDERAMPQLR; this comes from the coding sequence ATGGATCATCGTAATATTTCAGGGAAATGGCTTGCGCCTCTTGTGCTGTGCGTCGCAGTCGTATTGTGCCACGCAGTGGTCCTGGCGTCCGGGGGTATCGACCCTGCCGACCCTATGGTGAGGGTCACTTCGGCACCCTGTGATCTGGATATCCACAAGGTTTTGGCCGCTGTCAGCAAGGACGTCAGTAGAGACACGGGTATCGGGGAATCCTTCATAACCTACTATTGGCAGACGTTCGATCACATCGTGTATGAAGGCAAGGAAAGAACCAAGCCGTTGTTCGTCGATCTGTATGTCCCTGGCTTTTTCAGTGACGCCGACGTCCGGGGCATGCTCAATGCCATAGCGGACGCCCTTGTGAAGCATGCTGGCATCGAGCGGAATTGGGTGTTTATCCATACGCATTTCCCGTTGCCGGGACAGGTCTACATCAGTGGCTCCGTCACCAACTGGGATACGTATCGGGGCAAGCCCAGCAATGCCCCCCGTGCCATTGAAGAGCGTGCCCTGAACAAATTTCAGTTCAACGATGCTTCCTTTGTTTTTCAGTGTCTCTGGCGGTTCGGCGTGATTGCCTCGGGGGGAGCCGACCTTGGCGAACTTCTGACCGTCACCAGCCGTATCCAGGATTTCGACAAGGAGAGCTGGTACACGTCGTGGACTTCCATGGCAGATAAAGTGCGTGCCATGGGTGATGAGTTTGCATCAACACTGCATGCCCGCAGTGCCAGGGAGGCGTATTTCCGGGCAACCAACTACTATCGCGCCAGTGAAGTCTATCTCCCGCCAAATGATCCGCGCAAACATGTGGCCTGGGAACAGGGGCGAAATACCTTTCTCAAGGCTGCCAAGCTGTCGGGTGGTTTGATCGAACCAGTTCGAATTCCCTACGAGAAAACCACACTTCCCGGATATTTTGTCAAGGCAGACAATAGCGGCAGGAAACGCCCGCTGTTGCTCATCCAGACCGGGCTCGACGGTACTGCCGAAGACCTCTATTTGGTTCTTGGTGTGCACGCCGCCAAGCGTGGCTACAATTGTCTTATCTACGAAGGGCCGGGGCAGGGTGAAGCCATCGCCGTGCAGAAACTGCCGTTCCGTCACGACTGGGAAAAGGTCGTCACCCCTGTGGTTGACTATGCCCTGACCCGTTCAGAAGTCGATGCCGATCGTCTCGCCATTATCGGCTACTCCATGGGCGGGTACCTTGTGCCACGCGCTCTTGCCCATGAAAAGCGTATCCGCTGGGGCATTGTCGACGGCGGCGTCTACAGTGTATTTGACGGCACCATGACCAAGTTTCCCGCAGAATTGAAAGAAGATGTCGGCAAAGCAAGTCGCAAGGAGAAGGTGAACGCGCTGGCCTATGCGGAAATGGAAAAGCATCCCGACCTGAAGCAGTTCATCAACCAGATGCTCTGGACCTTTGATGCGGATTCCCCGTTCGAGTTGTTCACCGAGTTGAAGAAATACAGCATGGGAAAAGTCCTTGGAGAAATAGACACTGAAATGTTCGTGCTCAATTCAAGTGACGACCAGATAGCCGGGTCCAATGCACAGGCAAAGAAATTCTATAACGGCCTGGAATCCATGAAGACCTACCATGAATTCACCGCCGACCAGGGGGCGCAGTTCCATTGTCAGTCCGGCGCGCCTTTTGTTTCCAGCGAACGCATTTTAAACTGGCTCGATGAACGGGCCATGCCGCAGTTGCGGTAG
- a CDS encoding response regulator, with protein MILSAMKSRLPSICFILLVLSMTLFLVGCSPKENPPRVVAGVIDFSSWDFSASGPVRLFGEWEFQWDAQADPARLAKDGEKKDFFPVPSLWHGRTAEGRELAPMGSAVYRLRVRMPDNHPEQMAVLVAGGLSTCEIWINGSKMAASGTVGFDEQSEKPRDHYVIAECPESWRLMDIMLRVSNHHNVQGGLNGDVLLGLSPQINGFYGIPRLLGACMGGALFCLALLYVTLFYMRRSSRENLYFGLFCLFWCMAILFSPSSGFLMTVLVPAIPWDWYITWSILPYGVTIPFMLLFYHSLFPKKYGKIVERVYLGFGLVYMAYILATPPNAYDVVLLAYFSVSGLALVYMFACYSLDLVRGERGIAILMLGYLALGFAELDDMFFDLNIIDVASLRPLGVFIFILSYAFYLAFRFSSAFTRTETLSRELEQKNIRLLQLDRLKDEFLANTTHELKTPLAGMVGIAESLIAGAEGGMSEAAAAHLNVIAHSGKRLSNLINDVQDLSRLKHQDIALKLEVVSLYASAQRVLALAQAMMGGKNTLLINEIPVDFPKVMADPDRLEQVLFNLIGNSLKCTEGGHIAIAAASQGGRVEVAVTDTGCGIAPEDQERIFNAYEQGTSPGAGGTGLGLSISRYLVELHGGVLGVQSERGVGSRFFFTLPPAEGFVPDSVEQCVVSGTSSVPFSALHESSLRDNLSSVVSAESLSSSADTANGEYQVLVVDDEPVNLQVVASILNIEGISFRTAENGSTALRMIENGDRPDMVLLDVMMPDMSGYAVCRELRRQYPASVLPVVLLTVKNRVEDIVEGFSAGANDYLTKPFAREELGARVAIQLKLKEAYGVLEENLELKRELELRRKTESGLRFMQARLATILDSLDEAIVGVNLSNEIAFCNKPLQALVGRDSESLLGNPLTSILIDAGERQTAAFLEFMAGGFEGDGSPALFDKVPLVSEKEEIEASIWCNVVEIEEETLFLLSVYPEGIRDRDGGGALSSKLIRELSENRQRILSLEETMLSLDSKDLESQHHVLENVKAFDELLASLSSRLGSRADMQDKRSMAVHVVNLAVNCWTAATGTTKADMAEQSGLWNVYMERDGYFRTQTLDKYLDSELLPQKPRWQKVLVTADFVLANCLEDTPLRRELEAAATTLRAFF; from the coding sequence ATGATCCTGTCTGCAATGAAGTCTCGGCTGCCCTCAATCTGTTTCATCCTGCTCGTCTTGAGCATGACGCTTTTTCTTGTCGGTTGTTCCCCGAAGGAGAATCCCCCGCGAGTCGTGGCTGGAGTGATTGATTTTTCCTCCTGGGATTTCAGTGCCAGTGGGCCGGTGCGTCTTTTCGGTGAGTGGGAATTCCAGTGGGATGCGCAAGCCGACCCTGCAAGGCTCGCAAAAGACGGCGAGAAGAAAGACTTTTTTCCGGTTCCGAGCCTGTGGCATGGGCGGACCGCCGAGGGTCGCGAGCTGGCTCCCATGGGGAGTGCGGTGTATCGTTTGCGGGTTCGCATGCCTGATAATCATCCCGAGCAGATGGCGGTGTTGGTGGCCGGTGGGCTGTCGACCTGCGAGATATGGATCAACGGTTCAAAAATGGCGGCCAGCGGGACGGTCGGTTTTGATGAACAGAGTGAAAAGCCTCGAGACCATTATGTGATCGCAGAATGCCCGGAATCCTGGCGGCTCATGGATATCATGCTCCGGGTTTCGAATCACCACAATGTGCAGGGCGGGCTGAACGGCGATGTCCTGCTCGGTTTGTCCCCGCAGATTAACGGCTTTTACGGCATACCGCGACTCCTCGGGGCGTGCATGGGCGGGGCATTGTTTTGTCTGGCCCTCTTGTATGTCACCCTTTTCTACATGCGTCGTTCGAGCAGAGAGAATCTGTACTTCGGGCTGTTCTGTCTGTTTTGGTGCATGGCTATTCTCTTCAGTCCGTCTTCCGGGTTCCTGATGACGGTTCTTGTCCCGGCAATCCCGTGGGATTGGTATATCACCTGGTCCATCTTGCCGTATGGGGTGACCATCCCGTTCATGCTCTTGTTTTACCACAGCCTGTTCCCCAAAAAATACGGGAAGATCGTGGAGCGGGTGTATTTGGGCTTCGGCCTGGTGTACATGGCCTATATCCTCGCGACGCCGCCCAATGCATACGATGTGGTTCTGCTTGCCTATTTTAGTGTCAGCGGCCTGGCTTTGGTGTACATGTTCGCCTGCTATTCATTGGACCTGGTCCGAGGGGAGAGGGGCATTGCCATCCTTATGCTGGGATACCTGGCGCTTGGGTTCGCGGAGCTGGATGACATGTTCTTTGACCTCAACATCATTGATGTTGCATCGCTTCGTCCGCTCGGGGTGTTCATTTTCATCCTTTCCTATGCGTTCTACCTTGCGTTCCGTTTTTCCAGTGCTTTTACCAGGACGGAAACCCTGTCCAGGGAGCTGGAACAGAAGAATATCCGTCTGTTGCAGCTCGACAGGCTGAAAGACGAGTTTCTGGCGAACACTACCCACGAGCTGAAGACGCCCCTTGCAGGCATGGTCGGCATTGCCGAGTCCCTGATAGCAGGGGCAGAAGGGGGGATGTCCGAGGCTGCCGCCGCCCATCTGAATGTCATCGCCCACAGCGGGAAACGTCTTTCCAACCTTATCAACGACGTGCAGGACCTCTCGAGGTTGAAGCATCAGGACATTGCCTTGAAATTGGAGGTCGTGAGTCTCTACGCTTCCGCCCAGCGCGTCCTGGCCTTGGCCCAGGCGATGATGGGAGGGAAGAACACGCTCCTCATCAACGAGATTCCTGTGGATTTCCCCAAGGTCATGGCTGACCCGGATCGTCTGGAGCAAGTGTTGTTCAACCTGATAGGGAACAGTCTCAAGTGCACGGAAGGCGGGCATATTGCCATTGCAGCAGCCAGTCAGGGTGGCCGCGTGGAGGTCGCAGTCACCGACACCGGATGCGGTATTGCCCCGGAGGATCAGGAACGCATTTTCAACGCCTATGAGCAAGGGACATCTCCGGGCGCCGGCGGTACCGGCCTGGGGCTTTCCATTTCCCGTTATCTTGTGGAGTTGCACGGCGGCGTACTTGGCGTGCAGTCGGAAAGGGGCGTTGGGAGCAGGTTCTTCTTTACACTTCCTCCGGCGGAAGGTTTTGTGCCGGATTCCGTTGAGCAGTGCGTCGTTTCGGGTACTTCCTCCGTGCCGTTTTCGGCCCTCCACGAATCTTCCTTGAGGGACAATCTGTCTTCCGTTGTTTCCGCTGAATCGTTGTCGAGTTCAGCCGATACCGCAAACGGTGAATACCAAGTGCTTGTGGTGGACGACGAGCCGGTGAACCTGCAAGTGGTGGCCTCCATACTGAATATCGAGGGCATTTCCTTTCGCACTGCGGAAAATGGCTCCACGGCCCTGCGTATGATTGAGAACGGCGACCGGCCGGATATGGTCCTGCTTGATGTGATGATGCCGGACATGAGCGGCTATGCGGTCTGCCGGGAACTGCGCAGGCAATACCCGGCTTCGGTCCTGCCCGTGGTCCTTTTGACGGTGAAGAACCGCGTTGAAGATATTGTGGAAGGGTTTTCTGCCGGGGCCAACGACTATCTTACCAAGCCGTTCGCACGGGAAGAGCTCGGTGCGCGTGTCGCAATCCAGCTGAAACTGAAGGAAGCCTATGGGGTTTTGGAAGAGAACCTGGAACTCAAGCGGGAATTGGAGCTGCGCAGGAAGACGGAGAGCGGCCTTCGTTTCATGCAGGCGCGGCTGGCCACGATTCTCGATTCACTCGACGAAGCCATTGTCGGGGTGAATCTGAGCAATGAAATCGCCTTTTGCAACAAGCCCCTTCAAGCCCTTGTGGGCAGAGACAGTGAATCCCTTCTCGGCAATCCCTTGACATCCATATTGATCGACGCCGGAGAACGGCAGACAGCGGCCTTTCTCGAGTTCATGGCGGGCGGATTCGAAGGGGACGGAAGCCCGGCGCTTTTTGACAAGGTCCCTCTGGTTTCCGAGAAGGAAGAGATTGAGGCCTCCATCTGGTGCAATGTGGTCGAGATTGAGGAAGAAACGCTGTTCTTGTTGTCGGTATATCCCGAGGGAATCCGTGACAGGGATGGCGGGGGCGCGCTCTCTTCGAAACTGATCCGTGAGCTGAGCGAGAATCGACAGCGGATTTTGAGCCTGGAAGAGACCATGCTTTCGCTGGATTCGAAGGACCTCGAAAGCCAGCATCATGTCCTGGAGAATGTGAAGGCGTTCGACGAGCTTCTGGCAAGCCTCAGTTCACGCCTCGGCTCCCGTGCGGACATGCAGGACAAACGTTCCATGGCTGTCCATGTGGTGAACCTTGCCGTGAACTGCTGGACGGCAGCCACCGGAACAACCAAGGCCGACATGGCAGAACAGTCCGGCTTGTGGAATGTCTATATGGAACGGGACGGATACTTCAGAACGCAAACCCTGGACAAGTACCTCGACTCCGAGCTTCTGCCCCAAAAACCCCGCTGGCAGAAGGTCCTGGTCACTGCTGACTTTGTACTGGCCAACTGCCTTGAAGACACGCCCCTCCGTCGGGAACTGGAAGCCGCCGCCACCACCTTGCGGGCATTTTTTTAA
- a CDS encoding alpha/beta hydrolase: protein MRLILFIASVAVLLMPLSGVRAEEGGKAFDAHATSFSYFFKDADMDFHFGNLILGSAKNGGVEIGEAFYAASQIKDGDAASWQSAWYELAGRVEARGAKALKDGHTVSARDQLLRAAYYYRISLLAMQADNPEMEKRGLKCRSLMKQAGALFDPPLEYFEIPFEDTVLPGFFRKADNSGKPAKTLLMIGGGETYIEDLFFYIAPQSHDRGYNFMTVDLPGQGMLPHSGHVFRTDTNVPMKAVVDYALSRPEVDPDKFAAYGFSGGGLFIPQAAMHDSRFKAIAMSSAVVDAHALFATMPAAFASQKEMQSWTPFHAGVVSSICWRYGVDKPSQLIEANRGNVFDSTKIAAPALLLMGEGEYRSKEVQRQQKIALVGFRDPRSTIIVTPSDEGATNHCLMENRSMVGLVLFDWLDTVFQ, encoded by the coding sequence ATGAGGTTAATCCTGTTCATAGCGAGCGTTGCGGTCCTGCTCATGCCCCTGAGCGGTGTTCGGGCAGAGGAAGGCGGCAAGGCCTTTGACGCTCACGCCACCAGTTTCAGCTATTTCTTCAAAGATGCGGATATGGATTTTCATTTCGGCAATCTCATTCTCGGGTCAGCCAAGAACGGGGGCGTCGAGATCGGCGAGGCCTTTTATGCCGCCTCGCAGATCAAGGACGGCGATGCGGCAAGCTGGCAGTCTGCATGGTATGAGCTTGCAGGGCGAGTGGAAGCCCGTGGTGCCAAGGCGCTGAAAGACGGTCACACCGTGAGCGCGCGTGACCAATTGCTTCGAGCCGCCTATTACTACCGTATTTCCTTGCTGGCCATGCAGGCGGACAACCCCGAGATGGAGAAGCGGGGGCTGAAGTGCCGCAGCCTCATGAAACAGGCAGGAGCGCTTTTTGATCCGCCCCTTGAGTATTTTGAAATACCTTTCGAGGATACGGTGCTTCCGGGGTTTTTCCGCAAGGCGGATAATTCCGGCAAACCCGCAAAAACACTGCTGATGATTGGCGGGGGCGAGACATACATCGAAGATCTTTTCTTCTACATCGCCCCGCAATCGCATGATCGAGGGTATAATTTCATGACTGTCGATCTGCCGGGCCAGGGCATGTTGCCACATTCCGGTCATGTCTTCCGCACCGATACGAATGTTCCGATGAAGGCGGTTGTGGACTATGCCCTCAGTCGTCCTGAAGTCGATCCGGACAAATTCGCTGCCTATGGCTTCAGCGGTGGAGGACTGTTCATCCCGCAGGCGGCCATGCACGACTCCCGCTTCAAGGCCATAGCCATGAGTTCTGCGGTTGTGGATGCCCATGCTCTGTTTGCCACCATGCCTGCGGCCTTTGCGTCGCAAAAAGAGATGCAGTCGTGGACCCCGTTTCATGCAGGCGTTGTCAGCTCCATCTGCTGGCGATACGGCGTGGACAAGCCATCGCAGCTCATTGAAGCCAATCGAGGCAATGTCTTTGATTCAACGAAGATCGCGGCACCGGCCCTGCTCCTGATGGGTGAAGGGGAATACCGCAGCAAGGAAGTACAACGTCAGCAGAAGATTGCATTGGTTGGTTTCCGTGATCCCCGGAGCACAATAATTGTCACTCCTTCCGATGAAGGGGCTACAAACCATTGTCTTATGGAGAATCGCAGCATGGTTGGCCTGGTTCTGTTCGACTGGCTGGATACGGTATTTCAATAG
- a CDS encoding efflux RND transporter periplasmic adaptor subunit has product MGIDWKKVVTDSILQHMGEGVMVLSAEGEIVGGNAAASSIMGIDLGEGNLTLARIVLEEEGNDAFLQVLLDSVYEGTAIRDRFLDYVRPDGSTRFLAVTASHLRNETGKIEGAFLVLRDATEMEKLKASECALNDELKAALRQADENGKALEASLQQGQKIRNWLTAAILILFLGLGIYYWVGSPSTFGSGALTAARSGDSGQQNSMIVNPRPVTRSISLSGIVAPLEEVILAAPFQAKVERKLFFYGDRVERDQLLLVLDTADMAAKVRDARAAYIKAKKKSLELEGWDRTPDVAKAKRALSQAKSQLRKAQDKVLEDKTLYEQGIIPRSEYDSSVEDVQDKKMQYVASEESLQSTLDKGDDEYREIAQMEMENAEAKMKAAEEKLAQTEIRAPVSGIAIRPSSKDKDANNVTAGMSVNEGQALLSVGSLEGLSITTEVDELDINNLEKGQPVLVSGDAFPGIQLKGRISQISSQANDGQVPTFTTTIRLRDLPDDVEKTVRLGMTANMQVETYSNPEALLVPLTAVHRAGEGSMVRVVEGDGNVAETAVETGYTTLTEVEIVSGLKPGATILIGPAQ; this is encoded by the coding sequence ATGGGAATTGATTGGAAAAAAGTTGTTACAGACAGCATCCTGCAACACATGGGTGAAGGGGTCATGGTCCTCAGCGCCGAAGGGGAGATCGTCGGGGGGAACGCCGCTGCGTCCTCGATTATGGGGATCGACCTGGGAGAGGGCAACCTGACCCTTGCCAGGATAGTCCTTGAAGAAGAAGGCAACGACGCCTTTTTGCAGGTTCTGCTGGATTCTGTTTACGAAGGGACCGCGATACGCGACCGGTTTCTCGACTATGTCCGCCCGGACGGCTCAACGCGTTTTCTCGCCGTGACCGCCTCCCACCTGCGCAATGAGACCGGGAAAATAGAGGGCGCCTTCCTGGTCCTGCGCGATGCCACGGAGATGGAGAAACTCAAGGCGAGCGAGTGTGCCTTGAACGACGAACTGAAAGCCGCCCTGCGCCAGGCCGATGAGAACGGAAAAGCGTTGGAGGCATCTCTCCAGCAGGGGCAAAAGATTCGCAATTGGCTCACTGCGGCCATCCTGATTCTGTTTCTCGGCCTCGGGATATATTATTGGGTAGGCAGTCCTTCCACCTTTGGTTCCGGGGCGTTGACCGCTGCGCGAAGCGGCGATTCCGGGCAGCAGAATTCCATGATCGTCAACCCCCGTCCAGTGACGCGGAGCATTTCCCTTTCCGGGATCGTGGCTCCTTTGGAAGAAGTGATCCTGGCGGCCCCGTTTCAGGCCAAGGTCGAGCGCAAGCTGTTCTTTTATGGCGACAGGGTGGAGCGTGATCAGCTCCTCCTTGTTTTGGATACAGCGGATATGGCCGCCAAGGTTCGGGATGCACGCGCAGCGTATATCAAGGCCAAAAAGAAGTCCCTGGAGCTCGAAGGGTGGGACAGGACGCCTGATGTCGCCAAGGCCAAACGGGCCTTGAGCCAGGCCAAAAGTCAGCTCAGGAAGGCGCAGGACAAGGTCCTTGAGGACAAGACGCTGTATGAACAGGGAATCATACCCAGAAGCGAGTACGATTCTTCGGTTGAGGATGTGCAGGACAAGAAGATGCAATATGTGGCCAGTGAGGAGAGCCTGCAGTCGACTTTGGACAAGGGGGACGACGAATATCGCGAGATCGCCCAAATGGAAATGGAGAACGCCGAGGCAAAGATGAAGGCGGCAGAAGAAAAGCTGGCACAGACCGAGATCAGGGCGCCGGTTTCGGGGATAGCCATTCGGCCAAGTTCCAAGGACAAGGATGCGAACAACGTTACTGCAGGGATGTCCGTGAACGAGGGGCAGGCCCTGCTTTCCGTCGGCAGTCTTGAGGGGCTTTCCATCACCACCGAAGTCGATGAGCTGGATATCAACAACCTTGAGAAAGGGCAGCCTGTGCTGGTGTCGGGCGATGCCTTTCCCGGCATCCAACTCAAGGGGCGTATTTCGCAGATATCCTCACAGGCCAATGATGGGCAGGTGCCGACCTTTACCACGACCATACGGCTGCGTGATCTTCCCGACGACGTGGAGAAGACGGTACGCCTGGGCATGACCGCCAATATGCAGGTTGAGACCTACTCCAATCCGGAGGCGCTGCTTGTGCCTTTGACTGCTGTCCATCGGGCCGGTGAGGGCAGCATGGTCCGCGTTGTGGAGGGTGACGGAAACGTGGCGGAGACGGCCGTGGAGACGGGATACACCACACTGACCGAGGTTGAAATCGTTTCCGGACTCAAGCCCGGTGCGACCATCCTCATTGGTCCGGCACAGTAG
- a CDS encoding ABC transporter permease: MRSLWSAKQRSLLALIGIVIGIGSVIAMVTVGQIVENEAIRQFREMGTDVCLVRLAVAGGQRVQSKGMNLEAVLNVPERCSTIKTTAPYVSLYSRLTYGGKRTSSPGLGVTEEFKDIFKVPVVSGRFISNLDGNANFCVLGSSKAQWLAEQGVDDPVGKEVVFADKLFIVVGVAGAVPSGTFSPYEINEGVMVPIGAAMRSSDRPQVNMFGARMTGHGVSSEADRQLKEYFQYSSRQGVRMTSAEELVAQMDRQMRMFTLLLGAIGSISLIVGGVGVMNVMLVSVSERRREIGIRRAIGAEQSDIQFQFIIESVLLSFAGGIIGLALGVGAVAIICRFTGWEFFVSRIAAILGIGVSAAVGVFFGYYPARQAARMSPIDALRS, encoded by the coding sequence ATGCGTTCGCTGTGGAGCGCCAAGCAGCGCTCCCTGCTTGCGCTGATCGGTATTGTTATCGGTATCGGTTCGGTCATCGCCATGGTGACGGTAGGGCAGATCGTTGAAAACGAAGCCATCAGGCAGTTTCGAGAAATGGGCACGGATGTTTGTCTGGTTCGGCTGGCAGTGGCGGGTGGGCAGCGTGTCCAAAGCAAAGGCATGAACCTTGAGGCTGTTCTCAATGTCCCGGAGCGATGCTCGACGATCAAGACCACGGCTCCCTATGTTTCGCTGTATTCCCGGCTGACCTATGGCGGCAAAAGGACCTCTTCTCCCGGATTGGGGGTGACGGAAGAGTTCAAGGATATATTCAAGGTGCCTGTTGTGTCGGGCCGGTTCATTTCCAATCTTGACGGGAATGCGAATTTTTGTGTTTTGGGCAGCAGCAAGGCCCAGTGGCTGGCAGAACAAGGGGTGGATGATCCCGTCGGTAAAGAGGTCGTGTTTGCCGACAAGTTGTTCATTGTGGTCGGCGTTGCCGGAGCGGTCCCCTCAGGGACATTCAGCCCCTATGAGATCAATGAAGGTGTCATGGTGCCCATCGGTGCGGCCATGCGCAGTTCGGATCGTCCACAGGTCAATATGTTCGGCGCGCGCATGACCGGGCATGGGGTCAGCAGTGAGGCCGACCGTCAATTGAAGGAGTATTTTCAGTATTCCTCCCGGCAGGGTGTTCGCATGACCAGTGCCGAGGAACTGGTGGCCCAGATGGATCGGCAGATGCGCATGTTCACGCTGTTGCTGGGGGCCATCGGATCGATTTCACTCATTGTCGGCGGGGTGGGGGTCATGAACGTCATGCTGGTCTCTGTTTCCGAACGGCGCAGGGAGATCGGCATTCGCAGGGCCATCGGGGCCGAGCAAAGTGACATCCAGTTCCAGTTCATCATCGAATCCGTGCTGTTGTCCTTTGCGGGCGGGATCATCGGACTGGCGCTGGGTGTCGGGGCCGTCGCCATCATCTGCCGTTTTACAGGATGGGAATTCTTTGTTTCCCGAATAGCGGCGATTCTTGGCATCGGCGTGTCTGCGGCTGTCGGTGTGTTCTTTGGGTATTATCCGGCCCGACAGGCGGCTCGCATGAGTCCCATTGATGCCCTGCGGTCTTAA